The genomic window GTTTCATACAGCTCACAGCACCACATGAACCTCGACCAGTAGCAACGGATGTTCTGGTTCACAGAGTCACGTAGTCTCCTTACCGCCCccccatttctttcttttttcttctctcacgcTTCCTGTAATTCAAGTGTTTATGTTACAGTTTAACTCAACTCTGACATCTAGTGTACAGTACAAACATGAGTTATTTGACAGTAATAGGTTCAACTTGCTTACCTCTGACTTCTTCATAACTGTATgcatgactgaaaaaatgaataaaactataGATTCTTCAGTTGTATTGTACATGCTGCCATACATTGTTCTAAAAGTCAAAGGTAACATGTGCACCTGTAAGAGAAGATGAGTGCTTTCAGTGCAGTGCTGTCTCCgctgtgctgtttttattgaGGTGACTGGTGTGTTGTTGACAGGCTGTGCACTTGTGGACATTGGAGAAGCTATGAAACAGTTAGCTGAAGTGAAAGACTCGTTGGATATCGGTGTCAAACAAAACTTCATTGATCCTCTGCAGACACTGCAGGAAAAAGATCTGAAAGAGATTGGGGTAAGACGTTTTCTTCTGCACCAGGAATAAAAGCctgaatggaagagagagacaaatagaAGTACAATCTGTCCTGCTATCAGTGAGACGGAAAAGAACAATCACTGTGAAGGTTTTAGAGTGTTGTAATGTACTGTAGGGCTTAGTAATTGAATGTTACATGGCATGGGATGTTTGCCAGTTAAGCACTAGCATCTGTTTTAGTCACTTTAAAACCCTGACATATCTTTCACAGTACATTTTCACCAAATGGTCACATGAAGGTCTTAAATATTCCACGTAATCTCCTAATTTACCCAGTTTACGGTTTTTAATGTGGTTTTGTATTGAAGTGCTCAGGATTAAACCGTCTCTCTCTTGCCGACCCagtaagtttctctctctctgtcctcacagcACCATCTGAAAAAGCTGGAGGGACGGCGGTTAGACTTCGACTATAAGAAGAAGCGGCAGGGCAAAATTCCTGATGAGGAAATCCGGCAGGCGGTGGAGAAATTTGAGGAATCCAAAGAGCTTGCAGAGAGAAGCATGTTCAGCTTCTTAGAGAATGACGTGAGTACCTAAAAGCACAAACGCAGTACCGAACAGAATGTTGTAAAATATGCTTATTACCGTAATGGGGTCCGTGAGCAACACAGCTGGCTAAAGCAGCAGTATGCAGTACAGACACGCATACTCCATTTAAGACTCAGTATTTGAATCCCTGCTTTGCAACGGTAGCACACTGTTGCTGGGGGTTCGAGAGAACACAATCAGCTCTTCGACTTGCGGGCTTGTTAGTAGTTACTGACATGTACCTGTGTCGTGGGAATTGTCACACAGAGGTCTGCTCTCAGTGTGATTCATTGGTCAATGATGCCACAGAGCTTATGGCTTGAAATGGTTGAGGCAATCACAGTGTGAGCGACTGTGGATAACTGGGTATTGTGGAGAAAACAGCAGGAGGTTAAGAAatatccttttgttttgttttatcttgtgtgtttgttgtcacAGTTGTTCTGAGAGAGCTGATTTCTCCTCAGTGTGTCCTGAGCCTGATTCTCTTGTTGtcttcccccttctctttccACAGGTGGAGCAGGTCAGTCAGTTAGCAGCCCTGATCGAGGCAGCGTTAGATTACCACCGCCAGTCAGCGGAGATACTGGAAGAACTCAACAGTAAAATACAGGACAGGTAAAGCTGTTACTCACACCTAAACTGGGTTGTTAAGAGTTCAGGGTGGCACCACCACACTACTATACTGCCTCATGGTTAATGCTAAATGCATGCCATGGCTAAAACCTCCATCCACATGCTATTGTATTTCACAAGAATTTccctcatattttctctctattttttcttGTACTTCATTGACACTGCTGTCCTGTGAAGTAAGGTATAACCATACACCAATTTCTGGGTCATATTCCCACAGGATAGCTACAGCAAGCAGCCTCCCTAAAAAAGAGTTCAAACCAAAGTCCATTATATCCAGCATAGAGGAAATCGACAACTCCCAGCACAACGGACTTTCATACAGCTCATCGGTCAAGTCCTCAGGTAGGGAGttatttttctgtattaaagAAATATGAATACATAGAAATTGGATACCCTCGTTTTAACAAACATGCCATTTCTCATTTCTGCGCTGCTGTCGTTGTAATATATCCTTTTTGTGGTTTCTCAGGTCAgagactgtggctgtgtgtttttccttgttTAGAGCAGTGTTGTGAGCACAGAACTGATATTTTTCCAGGATCTCAGCAATGCTGAGTGTGACATGGACTTTACTAAAGGACTCTTTATTAAAAGACTGTAGTGATTCACTAAGGCAGAGATACTCTGGGGTTTATTCTGTCAGTTGTCCTCTGTAACCTTCCTCTGTTCTCTGCAGATATCCAGGTCAACCATACTGTAAATGGAAAAAGTAGGTGTTTCAATCTTTATGGTTTCAAAAAATTATAAACTTTAAAGTTTATTGATTAAGTGTTTTCATATTCTTACTGCTGTTTTGCTTTCGCAAAATTTCTTGTTTGATCTGGGTTGTTTACAGAGTTTGTCCATTGTATGCTTTATCAAATCATTTTTACTGGAGCTTTAGAAAGAATTATAGTTTTCAAAACCATTGCTCAttttgccctctagtggcatTAATATAGCACAGCATTTTGGGAGTAAAACAGTTTAACCTGTGGCTTAGCTTCAGTTCTGCCAAATCTCAAAAATTTCCCTGAGGTGATGTgggattttttaaattttttttgggATGTGTGGTACACaaatctttcattctttttgttttacatttactcATGACTcaaagctctgtgttttgtgtgatgtAAGCTGCCTCTCTTCATAGTCAGTGTGTATCATGAGTGTGTCCGCCTCATGTCTCATCTCCATCATTTATTTTCATCCAGCTGATCAGTTCACCCCCATGTCCCTGGTATGGCCTGAGAGCCCCAATGGGAACGGTGAGTACTGCTTAATCCCTGAGCTACTGGCTATAGGATCACCAGTCCATCTGCCCACTGACATGCTCACATAGTTATTTACGcctttttgattttctttgtgcTGTTAGAGTGTTCCAGAGTGTGTACCATGGGCTGCAAGTCCAACATGCTGTCATACAAGTCACCAGATCTCTATATCTGTCGCTGAGGTTTCTTTAGTCTCCAGGTTATCTCCTGTTTGTCATTAATATTGGATATtggactctctccctctctctctctctgtgtgtgtccagaaTCAGAGCTGCAAATGGATCAGCCATGCTGTAGGTCCCTCTATGACTTTGAACCAGAGAACCAGGGAGAGCTAGGCTTCAAGGAGGGAGACATCATCATCCTGACCAACCAGATTGATGAGAACTGGTACGAGGGCATGATCAACGGCGAATCGGGCTTTTTCCCCATCAACTACGTCGAAGTCCTAGTGCCTTTGCCACAATGAACATCACTGGTGAATCCAGCCTTCAGCACAATCCACAGACTCTAAACTCTTAAATCCATTCACCCTGATACATTTCAGCAGTGTTGTCCTCCACTGAAGCTTTGCTTTGACCACAGACATTTTAAATCTTCTATtgttcaatatttattttttacttctcttcttttttttggtcatgatttattttacatagaactaattttcattttactgaatgcAGTAacctgtgtttgtctctgacttCTCTTAGCTCGCTTGCTAGTtgattgtttgtctgtttgtttgtttggagaacATGTCACGTACTATGGGgctgctttgtctttttttttgtctgtctctgtacatttccctctctgctgTAATGTAGAGTTTACTTGAGTTTAATTGTGGTcttatgtgtttctgaaacacatattttaaacTGTGAGTATCTGAACTGCAACTCGatgaatgttttttcttctctgagtgATCTATCTCTGTTTACATAGTGCAACTTATTGTGATAATAGGGAATCATAGTAAGTGCCACTAGCTTTGTGTCAGATAAGGCAGAGATCTACCCTCAGCCCTCAAGTGCTTTTGAAAAGGTGTTTGTATTGCACTAAAGCTTTAGATTCTTCTCCCAAGAGCGTACACGtggttcagtttgttttcttcaaacaCTGCACTTTCTACTGTTTCTCTGCTGCCATGTGAAGAAGTACAAATTTATATCAATACCATCTAATGAAATCATCTTtttagtaaaacaaacaaacaaacaaaaagtatatgtacacacacacacacataaatatatatataggttGTTATGGACTAATTTGTActctgtactgtgtgtaatgAAAACTTTCTGCTCGCCATGTTAATTCATGTTTGCCCAATATGTGTactgaatgaaaaatgcaaattgcAGATATTGATGAGATATTCTTTTTATCATGTTCTCAGTTGAAGAGTCCTCTGCTTATTAATTGAATGAGACAGTGCTTTGAGATGCTTTCTAGTCTTTATAGCCTGATAAGcctgattcattttttttcactgacaaatGTGGCCTGTCCTCGTGAATTGGAATGTATGTCCTTAAATCACCAAAAAGATGACTGTATTCAGAAAATGCCATAATCTATGTTTGCCATGTGTTGAATTGGGAAATTTGTTTcttatatatttgtgtttaaattttCGATAGTTCATTGTGTCTATTTTATAGACTCTATAGTACCTATGACAAGGATAATTCACCAAAACCCTGTAGTGCACGTTGTCATTCTTaacatatttttgtcatttttactggagagacagacagtgaagtgCTGGTGGTGataaaggtttgtttgtttgtttggttgttttttgttgtgatggagagaatgaggaggagtGCTATATACTGTAGGATTGCTACAGAAAAGAGCTGGAAAATAGCTAAAAACCATATCCCTGTCCGAACAAGTCCATCAGACTAACGTCCATCTCTCACAGTGCATTCAGTACAATTCAGTGAACCCTTGTGATATATGGCCAAGAGCTTGGCCAAACTATATTACATCAGTCACTCGATATATTACatctcatttacattttttattatgGGGTTGTTTGAATTTGACAAGTCAGACCAAAACCTTGtctgaagtggaaaaaaattgaaagtgaaaatgtttgATCTTAACAGAGCCCTTCTGGAATCTCCCAGTGACACAAGTTTGAAATGATTCAATTTAATTACAGAAATGATGTTCAATCAGAAATTGTGGATGGCACCTATTCAAACACTACCATTGATCACCGCTGCTGCTTTACATTGAGGTTTGTCTGGCGTCTTTAGGTTCAAAATCTGTTCAAAGAACTTTACTCTGGATTACAgcgtttctgtttgtcttttttctttataatttATACAAAAAGTGTTTTATAGATGTTgtaaatgaatatattattacatatattgagtaaataaatgataaacaaattCTGACCCCTTCATGTGattgtctctctttttattttctcatttcatgCAAATGTACACTCTATTGTATAAATTAGCAGCAATTTATTCTGAAACAGTGAAAGGGATTCCATTCATCTGATTCAGGTaaacttttgaaaaacaaaacaaaaccaaacaaaaaacacattgtttaaaTGCTTCTAATATTCTCAAAAAGTTCCACATGTTATTGTTCCTTTCTGTGATTTAAGACTCACCAAAGGGCTCAAAAAACAATGCTGTGTGTGGCTGATCATTGCATAGTCTACATTCATATCCAGACCTCTGCACTCCGCTGTTTGGACACCCTTCCTTTGTGTGATTGAGTTTTGCTCTTAAGAGACTGTGTTCCCCtgtggttgtctgtctgtgatgaatcctctctctcttccttcagcGTAGAGCAGTTACCAGTACAGGTCCAGTCAGGCCGGTGGTCCACCACCAGGTCCAGAGTAGGGAGTGAGGTGGTGCTAGTCACGTCTCTGAAGGTGAGTGATGCCACCGATTGAACGTCTTGGTTTATAGCTCCGTATCCCCTCCACGAGCTCTCCTTACCCCGCATGGACTTCTTGATCTTCTTCCAGCCCAAGTGATTAAGCTCTAGGAAGTTGAGGAAAATGCAGAAGACACCAACGCAAAACATGAAAACCAGAAAGATGGTTTTCTCGGTGGGTCGTGAGACGTAGCAGTCCGTTCTCTGCATGCAGGGTGATGTGGTGCACACAAAATGAGCAGGCACCTGGAACCCAAACAACAGCCACTGGGCCAACACGAAACCCACTTCCAGCACGGTGCGGAAACACACGTGGAACACATAGTATTTAGAAAGGACCCCTGAGGAGTTCCCGCTGCCACTCTCTTGGAGGACCTTAGAGTGGGCCAGAGACACACAGGTGCTCTTCTGTGCGCTCTGACCAGTGATTCCCTCCAGCACGTCAGCCAGACTATGGCCCAGGTGCCTGTGAGACTTAATGGAGCAGCTGTCGGAGTCGCAACTCCGTTCGTAGGCCTCGCGGGCCTCCCGCCCCTGCTCCCCCTCTGGCTGCTTGGACAGGTTGTGCCAGGTGTAGATGATAAAGCAGAGGGAAGGGGTGGACACGGTGATAATCTGGAAGACCCAGAACCGTGGCTGTGAGATAGGCGCGAACGCGTCGTAGCACACGTTGGAACAGCCCGGCTGAAGGgtgttacacacaaacatctcttGCTCGTCCGTGTAGACGTCCTCCGTTGCCACGGCCACGATGAGCAGGCGGAAAATGACCATGACGGTGAGCCAGAGCCGTCCGATCATGGTAGAGTGCTGGTGAACAGCGTCCAGCAGCCTCTTAAGCAGCGTCCACTCGGTCATGTCTCTGCGAACCAGCCTCCTGAAGTACAGCACCTGAAATAGATCCACTTTAGCCCTAGCGTTACCCAGAACAGGCGTTTTCATGTTACAGCTCTGGCCCTGGAGCTGAGGTGCCATCACTGTGGCGAGCCATCCCTTTCTCCTTCAGAGATAAGGCCCAGCCTGCACGGCCGCTGGCCACTTGACAGTGGTCACATGGTTTGCTCTCTTGTCTTCAGGCTCCATTTAAAAAGCGGAGGACAGACAACACTCTTCCTACTTTAGAGTGGGTTCTGATAGTGCCTGCTGACTACATTCTTTTCAGATTACCACCATTTGAAGATAACCAGACTTCTGGTAAAAGGGCATGCATTTAATGGATTAGATGGAGAGTGCACTTGTGTGCTCCGGAGCTGCTTTTTAACTTCTAATTATTCCTATTTAATTATGCATGCAGGTACAAGTCattcaataaaaatatttcatttttacccCTTTACACGCTCCTGATTGAATCTTGGAACTGATGATTGTGGTTGAACTAGTGTACTCAtacttttgtaaatgtaaaactaGTCTGACCTAAGCTAATTGCAGGCCTTGACCCTACAATGAGGACTAAATGGATTTTTGTGCTATTTATGTATATATCCCCTTTCTATCTGACATCTCTGAAGATACCTTATCTCTAAACATACCAAAGAGACCTTAAAAAGTCAAGCGCTATCAAATGACTTAAGCTGTGAGAAGAAAGGAGTGGTGCTACAGATGAGTCTTTTAAAGTTTCATTTGAGAAAAGCATTATATCAGTCATTTGTTCATTATGGCCTTGATTGTTCAAGAGCATACTTAACCAACCCCATGGACAGGACAGTTACATCTATTGGCCTGACAGTAATTGAGgtcctttttttattatgtcCCTGTGTAACTTGTACCTTCTAGGGAGCAGGTGTAAAGTGAAGTTTAGCACCATATTTGTAGGAAAGATTTGAAAATGACCCATCTGTTAACCTATTAATGAAAAGCTATATATCTCTGCCCTCACACATGCAGGTTTAATGTATTGATGATGTATATGGAATCAACAAAACCTGTAAAACCTGTCTGATAAAAACCTGTTCTAACAACATTAGAATAACTGCACCCAAAGTGATGTAGTCaagaaatagaaaacaaatactgagttttttttaaaaaatatatttctacTCACGGATGTTACTATTGACCGTCTACCTAACTATGCTTGGTACAGTCATTGTTTTCTATGATCATGCATTATATAAATTGTTCATAATTGTGACTAAGCTTTAGGTAGTTGGTGGAGCCAATATAAAATTGTCTTTTTAACAGTTTGGTCTTACATATAACCATTCTATCATTCAAGACCAGCTTTCTTGCAGCTTTTTGGTACAGCTGGCACCTGGTGTGTAATATGTAAGATTATTTCTTATCATTGTCTACATGCGTCAACATGGGCTGCTCACATTGTATCTATATCAACTGTCTGGCTGTTTCTCATGACTAGAGTGAGACACCATGGTCTCTTATGACTAGAGTGAGACACCATGGTCTCTTATGACTGGAGTGAGACACCATGCACTGTCCACTGGAGGGATGTGTGAGCTATGATTATATGGGCTGATTACAGTTCAACCTGCTCGTCAAGGTAACATGGACTGATTTAATATCAAATATGAACAAGTACAGACAGCTTTATGGATGGCTTCTACTGGGTCAGATTCCCTCTAGCAGTGTAAACATTGCTGATTCAACAAATAAATGGCTCAGTGATCGCTTAATTATTCAGATCAGGTATGCTAGTGCTGGGCTACAACAACAAATTCTTCTCCAAATCCAAGACAAGACTTGAATTAAGACAAATGCACAATAAAGAGCGGCTTAAGTGAACTGGGGTACAGAATTAAGACAAGATGAGGACAATCCCACTGTGTACTACTGTTTTAAAGAGGGACCAGAAAGACAGCCCTCATAACTCCATCTTTCTTATTTCCCGTGCATTTTAACTTTGGTGCATGGATATTTTCAATCCGTCCATCTTTATCGTCATATACTTGTAAGTACTGTGTAGTGGCACATACTACAAGTAGTATGACAttttatctatatatatatatcaaagtgtgtttgtgtgtgtctcttctaCCTTGTGTCCTCTGTGGTCTGAGCTTTGTATGATGTGATTGCCCATATTATTTGAAATCTGATTTAAGAAAAACCCAGGTTTCAGTGGGCTTACTTATTACTGATCCAAAATTATTGATCTATTTCCTTGGAGACTTTAAGGATAAAGGAGGAGGACAAAaagtaatatttacatttttatggtTACAACGACACTGAACGAAAGTAGATCCTCCTTGAATGAATGTATACCTCTTGGGCGCTTATAAGGTGGTGCCCAGAGGGGATTAGAGATGGGGGTCTTTTCCTTCTCTAACAATAGCTCTGTTATCATTGGCTGCCAAAACGGGGGGAGTGTGGTTACCTCACAAGCCCTCGGCGAGCCCCGGCCGGTGTGTTTGACTGCAGAAAAGAGGAAGTCTTTTCTCCAGCCACTGATCCTGTTCGTTTTTTATT from Chanos chanos chromosome 2, fChaCha1.1, whole genome shotgun sequence includes these protein-coding regions:
- the gjd6 gene encoding gap junction protein delta 6 — protein: MAPQLQGQSCNMKTPVLGNARAKVDLFQVLYFRRLVRRDMTEWTLLKRLLDAVHQHSTMIGRLWLTVMVIFRLLIVAVATEDVYTDEQEMFVCNTLQPGCSNVCYDAFAPISQPRFWVFQIITVSTPSLCFIIYTWHNLSKQPEGEQGREAREAYERSCDSDSCSIKSHRHLGHSLADVLEGITGQSAQKSTCVSLAHSKVLQESGSGNSSGVLSKYYVFHVCFRTVLEVGFVLAQWLLFGFQVPAHFVCTTSPCMQRTDCYVSRPTEKTIFLVFMFCVGVFCIFLNFLELNHLGWKKIKKSMRGKESSWRGYGAINQDVQSVASLTFRDVTSTTSLPTLDLVVDHRPDWTCTGNCSTLKEEREDSSQTDNHRGTQSLKSKTQSHKGRVSKQRSAEVWI
- the sh3gl3a gene encoding endophilin-A3a, with product MSVAGLKKQFHKASQLLSEKISGAEGTKLDEDFMEMERKIDVTNKSVFELLSKTTEYLQPNPASRAKLGMLNTVSKIRGQVKTTGYPQTEGLLGECMLRYGRELGEESSFGCALVDIGEAMKQLAEVKDSLDIGVKQNFIDPLQTLQEKDLKEIGHHLKKLEGRRLDFDYKKKRQGKIPDEEIRQAVEKFEESKELAERSMFSFLENDVEQVSQLAALIEAALDYHRQSAEILEELNSKIQDRIATASSLPKKEFKPKSIISSIEEIDNSQHNGLSYSSSVKSSESELQMDQPCCRSLYDFEPENQGELGFKEGDIIILTNQIDENWYEGMINGESGFFPINYVEVLVPLPQ